The Mesobacillus boroniphilus region TAGACCCAGAATAATGAGTATCGAAGCTATAGGACCTGTTCCTATAGCTTTTGTTTTGCAAATAAAGGGTTTTATTAAAAGGAGTCAGAATATATTCCGTAGTTTATTTTGAAAGGAGTTGTTGAAGGTGAAAAATCCACGTTTAGATACATTGATGACAGAATGGCTGCCAGAAGCGACAATTGATGAGCTGCAGGAAAAAATGGAGAAGGGTGAGCTGTCTTCACATGATCTTGTCTTGATGTATCAGGCCCGTATTGCTGCTTTTGATCAAACAATCCATTCGGTGCTTGAATTAAATCCCGATGCTCTTCAGATTGCGGCGGCGCTGGATACTGAACGAAAACTGAAAGGTCCCAGAGGCCCTTTACACGGCATTCCGGTCCTAGTGAAAGATAATATTGATACAAACGATAAAATGCATACAAGTGCTGGTTCGCTGGCCTTGAAGGATTCGTTTGCCCAGAAGGATTCCATGGTCGCCGCAAAGCTCAGGGAAGCGGGCGCGGTCATTCTTGGTAAAACCAATATGACGGAGTGGGCAAATTTCATGGCAAATGGAATGAAGAGCGGCTACAGCTCCCGCGGAGGCCAGGTACTGAATCCATATGGTCGCGGGAAATTTAATGTCGGTGGCTCAAGTGCTGGCTCCGGCGCAGCAATCGCTGCTAATTTCGCTGCCGTAGCAGTCGGAACAGAAACAGATGGCTCGATTTTAAATCCAGCTTCACAAAATTCTTTGGTTGGCATTAAACCGACAGTAGGCCTGGTCAGCCGCAGCGGAATCATCCCTATTGCCCACACTCAGGACACGGCCGGACCGATGGCGAGAACTGTCAAGGATGCGGTTTTTCTTTTAGAAGCGATTGCTGGCCATGATCCGCAAGACCCAGCAACG contains the following coding sequences:
- a CDS encoding amidase family protein; amino-acid sequence: MKNPRLDTLMTEWLPEATIDELQEKMEKGELSSHDLVLMYQARIAAFDQTIHSVLELNPDALQIAAALDTERKLKGPRGPLHGIPVLVKDNIDTNDKMHTSAGSLALKDSFAQKDSMVAAKLREAGAVILGKTNMTEWANFMANGMKSGYSSRGGQVLNPYGRGKFNVGGSSAGSGAAIAANFAAVAVGTETDGSILNPASQNSLVGIKPTVGLVSRSGIIPIAHTQDTAGPMARTVKDAVFLLEAIAGHDPQDPATLVDLPDFRHDVLFDDQALKGAKIAVAREEYIGKWTEEQERIFKEAVEKLKELGADVVEAAIPATKATWGYKVLSYEFKADLNAYLNGLLPNVAIRTLSDLIAFNDEHGEKMLKYGQEVLLESEATSGTLTEPEYLEELEYNLYMAREQGIDYALKEYGADAVLFPMDGSTIGSKAGYPSVTVPTAFTEAGEPVGITFTGTAFSEPLLIRLAYAYEQATRVRQAPELRINDEEKIHTTS